The Pseudanabaena galeata CCNP1313 genome includes a region encoding these proteins:
- the argJ gene encoding bifunctional ornithine acetyltransferase/N-acetylglutamate synthase, which yields MANWQVIAGGVTAAKGYKAAGIIAGLKPSGAPDLTLIASDVPAIAAGVFTKSCVRAACVDFNREVLAKGCHVSAILCNAGQANASTGAEGWQNAVECAELVQKALNTVDGVLVASTGVIGKQLLMDKMRAGIAKIAPLISPDGGEDASRSIMTTDTVPKSIALETVIDGKPVRIGGICKGSGMIHPNMATMLGFVTCDAGVESKLWQKMLSSSIDASFNQVTVDGDTSTNDMVLALSNGQSGVVIEDENSDAAQQVQAMLQEVCMSLAKAIARDGEGATCMIEVNVTGASSTVAARQIAKTIVGSSLVKSAVFGNDPNWGRIAAAAGRSGVDFNQDVLNIQLGDFVMMQDGSPQEYDRNAASDYLKNDTVIINVGVGDGGGNGTAWGCDLSYDYVKINAEYTT from the coding sequence ATGGCAAATTGGCAAGTAATAGCAGGCGGCGTGACCGCAGCAAAGGGCTACAAAGCCGCAGGGATTATAGCAGGACTGAAACCATCGGGCGCTCCTGACCTAACTTTGATCGCATCGGATGTGCCTGCGATCGCCGCAGGCGTATTTACTAAGTCTTGCGTCAGAGCCGCCTGTGTAGACTTCAACCGTGAAGTACTAGCCAAGGGTTGCCATGTCAGCGCGATCCTCTGCAATGCGGGTCAAGCCAATGCTAGTACAGGTGCTGAAGGTTGGCAAAATGCGGTGGAATGTGCCGAACTAGTCCAAAAAGCTTTAAATACGGTCGATGGGGTTTTAGTAGCTTCCACTGGTGTGATCGGCAAGCAATTGCTGATGGATAAGATGCGTGCAGGTATTGCCAAAATTGCACCCCTGATTTCGCCCGATGGTGGTGAAGATGCCTCGCGATCGATCATGACCACCGATACTGTGCCGAAAAGTATTGCCCTCGAAACCGTAATTGATGGCAAGCCCGTGAGAATTGGTGGCATTTGCAAAGGTTCGGGAATGATCCATCCCAATATGGCGACAATGTTGGGTTTTGTGACATGTGATGCTGGTGTCGAGTCGAAGCTCTGGCAAAAGATGCTATCAAGCTCCATTGATGCTAGCTTCAACCAAGTTACCGTGGATGGCGATACCAGCACCAATGACATGGTATTAGCCCTAAGCAATGGTCAGTCGGGCGTAGTTATCGAGGATGAAAATTCTGATGCAGCGCAACAGGTACAGGCGATGCTGCAAGAAGTCTGTATGAGCTTAGCTAAGGCGATCGCCCGCGATGGGGAAGGGGCAACCTGCATGATCGAGGTGAATGTCACTGGTGCATCTAGTACCGTCGCCGCTCGACAAATTGCCAAAACCATCGTCGGTTCCTCCCTTGTCAAATCCGCCGTCTTTGGCAATGATCCTAACTGGGGCAGAATTGCCGCCGCCGCAGGGCGATCGGGTGTGGACTTCAATCAAGATGTGTTGAATATTCAACTCGGTGATTTTGTGATGATGCAGGATGGCTCGCCACAGGAATATGATCGCAACGCTGCTAGCGACTATCTCAAAAATGACACGGTAATCATCAATGTCGGTGTCGGTGATGGTGGTGGTAATGGCACAGCTTGGGGCTGCGACCTCAGCTACGATTACGTCAAGATTAACGCTGAATATACGACATAG
- a CDS encoding DUF3110 domain-containing protein encodes MQVWVLLFNANTDNEGIYTLEIEGNNIIVAFEQEDDAIRYAGLLEAQDFLSPTVESIDSKDLEEFCEEAGYDLNIVPTDALLVPPEKNVDKTDWSADLNQNRPEPEDEIEVEDPVIAMMRRRLENLL; translated from the coding sequence ATGCAAGTTTGGGTATTGCTGTTTAACGCCAACACCGATAATGAAGGTATCTACACCCTAGAAATTGAGGGCAATAATATTATTGTCGCCTTTGAGCAAGAGGATGATGCAATTCGCTATGCAGGTTTATTGGAAGCACAGGACTTTTTGTCGCCAACAGTAGAAAGCATTGACAGCAAAGATTTAGAAGAATTTTGTGAAGAAGCAGGCTATGACTTAAACATCGTACCAACCGATGCCCTACTAGTCCCCCCTGAGAAAAATGTGGATAAAACGGACTGGTCAGCCGATCTCAATCAAAATCGACCCGAACCAGAGGATGAAATTGAGGTAGAAGATCCCGTAATTGCGATGATGCGCCGTCGTTTAGAAAATTTACTATAA
- a CDS encoding hybrid sensor histidine kinase/response regulator — protein MSDRLSSYINQTTDKNSEISNLCHSLEGCVLVVDDNPTNLSVLVNLLRDVGLRVLVATDGESAIEQITYIKPDLILLDVMMPGIDGFETCQRLKANPETVKIPIIFMTALSETVDKVRGLSLGAVDYVTKPFEHEEVLVRIRTHLTIAKQRQTIESQNLGLQAEIAERKRAEEALTIFLHAVSHDLRNPVTGLLMVLDNLAKTASSPEANILLSRTILERMQQSGDRQLALINSLLESHVNDVHGIIIHPQPVIIREVIQSAIDDLQPLLDKEETEINLQIPLDLPLALIDQTHGCRVFQNLIANAIKHNPPNLELTISAELSDEKTMLCTVADNGVGMTSAQSENLFELYAQGKNPSRLNRRSLSLGLGLYICRQIVQAHGGAIGVIGEPNIGSQFWFTLPIA, from the coding sequence ATGAGCGATCGCCTGTCAAGCTACATCAACCAAACCACGGACAAAAATTCGGAAATCTCAAATCTATGTCATTCTTTAGAAGGCTGTGTATTGGTTGTAGATGACAACCCCACTAACTTAAGTGTGTTAGTGAATTTATTACGGGATGTGGGGCTGCGGGTCTTAGTAGCAACTGATGGCGAAAGTGCGATCGAGCAGATTACATATATTAAGCCCGATCTGATTTTGCTAGATGTAATGATGCCAGGCATTGATGGCTTTGAGACTTGCCAACGTCTCAAGGCAAATCCTGAAACTGTCAAAATTCCGATTATTTTTATGACGGCTCTTTCGGAAACTGTGGACAAAGTGCGTGGTTTATCTCTGGGGGCAGTGGACTATGTGACGAAGCCCTTTGAGCATGAAGAAGTATTAGTCAGGATTCGTACCCATTTAACGATCGCCAAACAACGTCAAACCATTGAGTCTCAAAATCTTGGGCTACAAGCGGAAATTGCAGAACGTAAACGGGCGGAAGAAGCCTTAACAATTTTTCTCCATGCGGTTTCCCACGACTTGCGAAATCCTGTGACGGGCTTGCTCATGGTGCTAGATAATTTGGCGAAAACTGCAAGTAGTCCAGAGGCAAATATTCTGCTGTCCCGAACGATACTAGAACGAATGCAACAAAGTGGCGATCGCCAGTTAGCCTTAATTAATTCGTTATTAGAGTCCCATGTAAACGATGTTCATGGAATTATCATCCATCCTCAACCTGTGATAATTAGGGAAGTCATTCAATCAGCGATTGATGATTTACAACCACTTTTAGACAAAGAAGAAACAGAAATTAATCTACAAATTCCATTGGATCTTCCCCTTGCTTTGATCGACCAGACCCATGGCTGTAGAGTGTTCCAAAATCTAATTGCCAATGCGATTAAACATAACCCACCTAATCTCGAACTGACAATTTCCGCAGAGTTAAGCGATGAAAAGACAATGCTCTGCACCGTTGCGGACAATGGCGTGGGTATGACTAGCGCCCAAAGTGAGAATTTGTTTGAGCTTTATGCTCAAGGAAAAAATCCTAGTAGACTCAATCGGCGATCGCTTAGTCTTGGCTTAGGTTTATACATTTGTCGTCAGATTGTCCAAGCTCACGGTGGGGCGATCGGGGTCATCGGTGAACCAAACATTGGTTCTCAGTTTTGGTTTACGTTACCAATTGCTTAG
- a CDS encoding WcaF family extracellular polysaccharide biosynthesis acetyltransferase, protein MRLDRYRKATYTTGANICQYVLWYFVGAPLLRSYLIPFSGLKVNILRWFGAEIGQGVRIKTGVRVKFPWRLVIKDFVWIGEDVWLDNLDLITIESHCCISQGVYLCTGNHDWRDRDFALQTAPIYIETGSWIAARATIAAGVRVGQGAVLGLGSVATRSLEPMTIYSGNPAIAIKLRKIVE, encoded by the coding sequence TTGCGTCTCGATCGCTACAGAAAGGCTACATACACAACAGGTGCAAACATTTGCCAATATGTGCTTTGGTACTTTGTGGGAGCGCCTTTATTGCGTAGTTATTTAATCCCTTTTTCAGGTTTAAAAGTTAACATTTTGCGCTGGTTTGGCGCAGAAATTGGGCAGGGCGTAAGAATTAAAACTGGGGTGCGGGTCAAATTTCCTTGGCGTTTAGTGATCAAAGATTTCGTTTGGATTGGTGAAGATGTTTGGCTCGATAATCTCGATTTGATTACGATCGAGAGCCATTGCTGCATTTCGCAGGGGGTTTATCTCTGTACAGGTAATCACGACTGGCGCGATCGCGATTTTGCGTTACAGACAGCTCCTATTTATATTGAGACAGGTAGTTGGATCGCCGCGAGAGCAACGATCGCGGCGGGGGTGCGCGTCGGACAGGGTGCGGTGTTGGGCTTAGGCAGTGTGGCGACGCGATCGCTCGAACCGATGACGATTTACAGTGGCAATCCTGCGATCGCCATTAAGTTGCGTAAAATCGTAGAGTAA
- a CDS encoding XisH family protein yields MAKDKFHTVVRLALEKEGWQVTDDPYEINVDGVDFEIDLAAEQVLAATRNNQKIAVEIKSFISPSNISDFHTALGQFLNYRDALALTEPERHLYLAVRLPVYESFFQKRFIQSAIQRYQLRLLIYDVPQKEIVKWL; encoded by the coding sequence ATGGCAAAAGATAAATTTCATACTGTAGTTAGACTAGCTTTAGAAAAAGAAGGCTGGCAAGTTACTGATGATCCCTATGAAATTAATGTGGATGGTGTTGATTTTGAGATTGATTTAGCCGCAGAGCAGGTATTAGCAGCAACTAGAAACAATCAAAAAATTGCTGTAGAAATCAAAAGTTTTATCAGCCCATCCAATATTTCCGATTTTCATACAGCACTAGGACAGTTCTTAAACTATAGAGATGCACTTGCTTTGACCGAACCAGAGCGTCATCTGTATCTAGCTGTACGTCTACCAGTTTATGAAAGTTTTTTCCAAAAAAGATTTATTCAATCCGCAATTCAAAGATATCAGTTAAGACTATTAATCTATGATGTTCCACAAAAGGAGATTGTCAAATGGCTATAA
- a CDS encoding acyl-CoA thioesterase, translating to MTAELTSNPLTNAITKFTSDSENEGWFNYPVRVYPHHTDYAGVVWHGTYLTWMEEARVECLRTVGMSFEELVSAGVDLPVAEMNLRYHRSARMGDDVLVMTRLVPDKVRLNWEYQIRTETDLCVTAVVTLVPVDFEKRKLLRSLPSSLEGAIAKLTGI from the coding sequence ATGACGGCTGAACTTACTTCTAACCCTTTAACCAACGCAATTACTAAATTTACATCAGATTCTGAGAACGAAGGCTGGTTTAACTATCCCGTGCGCGTATATCCGCATCACACTGACTATGCGGGCGTAGTGTGGCATGGGACTTATCTCACTTGGATGGAAGAGGCGCGGGTCGAATGCTTGCGAACCGTAGGCATGAGCTTTGAGGAATTAGTCTCAGCAGGTGTGGACTTACCAGTTGCCGAGATGAATTTGCGCTATCACCGTTCAGCACGCATGGGTGATGATGTGCTAGTAATGACTAGGCTTGTACCAGATAAAGTCCGCCTAAACTGGGAATATCAAATTCGCACCGAAACAGATCTATGTGTAACAGCAGTAGTTACCCTCGTACCTGTAGATTTTGAGAAACGTAAGTTGTTGCGATCGCTACCAAGTTCATTGGAAGGGGCGATCGCTAAATTAACGGGAATTTAA
- a CDS encoding XdhC family protein codes for MIYEDLLIALSQGAVVVATIISAKGSVPREVGAKMLITSDRCIDTIGGGAGEAKVISQAREVLQSGKKTLVEIDLTGAPNRQTEGICGGWMQILLERWHGEEAIALVEEILRKLKLGRSLTLVTSLGDASPYVVKEKGERKKEKGGEGFIEVLEPAPMLLIVGAGHVGEQLAKVADLVGFRIAIQDDRPEWANLERYPQAAFIYSHIDQALTELSNHGSLYVALVTRGYRYDLEALTALLNRDLPCSYIGMIGSDHRVKEVLEKVKQMGISTEKLQFVNAPIGLDIGALTPAEIAVSISAELIMLRRGGTGRSLKSI; via the coding sequence ATGATTTACGAAGATCTTCTAATCGCCCTTAGTCAAGGGGCAGTGGTTGTGGCGACCATAATTAGCGCCAAAGGATCAGTACCAAGAGAAGTGGGCGCGAAAATGCTCATTACCAGCGATCGCTGCATTGATACGATCGGTGGTGGTGCAGGAGAAGCGAAGGTAATCTCTCAAGCAAGAGAAGTTTTACAAAGTGGCAAGAAAACACTGGTAGAAATTGACCTTACTGGTGCGCCCAATCGTCAGACTGAGGGGATTTGTGGCGGATGGATGCAGATCTTGTTAGAGCGCTGGCATGGAGAAGAAGCGATCGCTCTGGTTGAGGAGATCCTTAGAAAATTAAAATTGGGGCGATCGCTGACTTTGGTGACTTCTTTGGGGGATGCAAGTCCCTATGTTGTGAAGGAAAAAGGAGAAAGGAAAAAGGAAAAAGGAGGGGAGGGGTTTATTGAGGTTTTGGAGCCTGCGCCGATGTTGCTGATCGTGGGTGCGGGGCATGTGGGGGAACAACTTGCTAAGGTTGCAGATTTGGTCGGCTTTCGGATTGCGATTCAGGATGATCGTCCTGAATGGGCAAATCTAGAACGATATCCTCAAGCAGCATTCATTTATTCACATATCGATCAAGCTTTAACTGAGTTATCAAATCATGGCTCTCTCTATGTTGCGCTAGTCACAAGAGGCTATCGTTATGATTTAGAAGCTCTAACCGCTTTACTCAATCGCGATTTACCCTGTTCCTATATCGGCATGATCGGTAGCGATCACCGAGTTAAGGAGGTTCTTGAGAAAGTGAAACAAATGGGAATCTCCACAGAGAAATTACAATTTGTTAACGCTCCCATTGGTTTAGATATTGGTGCGCTAACCCCTGCGGAGATTGCAGTCAGTATCAGTGCAGAGTTAATCATGTTGCGACGTGGCGGCACTGGGAGATCGCTAAAATCTATATAA
- a CDS encoding XisI protein codes for MAINQSVNQYRQYIQNILLEKSQRSSKNKIFSEYEVQTIFDTERDHYQLLRVGWRNNKRDFGCVLHLDIKDNKIWIQHDSTDTGIANQLLEMGVPKEDIVLAFHEPEVRQLTGFGF; via the coding sequence ATGGCTATAAATCAATCCGTTAATCAGTATAGACAATACATTCAAAATATTCTTCTAGAAAAATCTCAACGCTCTTCCAAAAACAAAATATTTTCAGAATACGAAGTGCAAACCATTTTTGACACCGAGAGAGATCATTATCAACTTCTTCGTGTTGGTTGGCGTAACAATAAGCGTGATTTTGGATGTGTTTTGCATCTTGATATCAAAGATAACAAGATTTGGATTCAGCACGATAGCACGGACACAGGTATTGCCAATCAGCTTTTGGAGATGGGTGTACCCAAAGAGGATATAGTTTTGGCTTTTCATGAACCTGAAGTTCGTCAGCTCACTGGATTTGGTTTTTAA
- the xdhB gene encoding xanthine dehydrogenase molybdopterin binding subunit — protein MTITNQKVSNQKSHESAVGHVSGKAGYTDDQRLPAGMLSLYPVLSPHARAKITKLDCTAAYEVAGLVTILTAGDISGENNTGVIIHDEVMLPTDEVSYWGQVVVWAVGETEEAARQGAAKVIIEYEPLPAILSIQEAIAADSYHLDKRVIKRGEPDTALQNSDRTLQGELEVGGQDHFYLETHTSWVVPDGENGYKVYSSTQHPSETQVIVARVLGLPNSHVVVTCLRMGGAFGGKESQANPFAAAAAVAAHKTGRPARVSLRRHQDMIVTGKRHNFLGKYQVGFTNEGLITAIKAELYAEGGWSLDLSPPVLMRAMMHIDNAYYVPHLEVQGWIAKTNRVSNTAYRGFGGPQGMIVCEEIIDRIARTLDLPPEVVRERNFYHGTGETSTTHYGQDIVHNRIALVWTEAKEKSRFSDRQAEIAQFNQTSAYKKRGIAITPVKFGISFNKTEYNQAGALVLIYTDGSIQVNHGGTEMGQGLHTKMLQVAAKSLGVKLERFRIMPTSTDKVPNTSATAASSGSDLNGQAVKAACETLRNRMATVAAKMLNLDAPEDLVFEDDWIYCRTYPSARIAFDEVVKRTYSDRISLSANGFYRTPNIFWDAQLNKGRPFYYFSYGTAVSEVEVDGFTGTFKLRQVDLVQDVGESINPLLDKGQIEGGFVQGMGWLTMEELVWNDQGRLLTFAPSTYKIPTVSEVPEQFHVHLLERAAQDGVIFGSKAIGEPPFMLAMSVREAIRNAVAAFGNANQVSLAIPATPEATLWAIEAVKSDSLTAVKA, from the coding sequence ATGACGATTACCAATCAGAAAGTTAGTAACCAGAAAAGCCATGAAAGCGCCGTTGGTCATGTCAGTGGCAAGGCTGGCTATACCGATGACCAGAGATTACCCGCAGGAATGTTATCGCTCTATCCTGTGCTATCGCCCCATGCCCGTGCCAAAATCACCAAACTCGACTGTACCGCCGCCTATGAAGTCGCAGGTTTAGTCACAATTCTTACGGCTGGTGATATATCTGGGGAGAATAATACGGGTGTGATTATTCACGATGAAGTGATGCTACCAACGGATGAAGTAAGTTACTGGGGACAAGTAGTAGTTTGGGCAGTCGGCGAAACTGAAGAAGCAGCTCGTCAAGGGGCGGCGAAAGTAATTATCGAATATGAACCTTTACCCGCAATTCTCAGTATTCAAGAAGCGATCGCTGCTGATAGTTATCATCTCGACAAACGGGTGATCAAACGAGGGGAACCTGATACGGCTCTCCAAAATAGCGATCGCACTCTCCAAGGTGAACTAGAGGTAGGCGGACAGGATCATTTCTATCTAGAAACCCATACCAGTTGGGTCGTTCCCGATGGTGAGAATGGCTACAAGGTCTATAGCTCGACGCAGCATCCTAGCGAAACGCAAGTAATCGTGGCAAGGGTTTTGGGCTTGCCCAATAGTCATGTCGTTGTTACTTGTCTGCGGATGGGGGGCGCATTTGGTGGTAAAGAATCTCAGGCTAATCCCTTTGCGGCGGCGGCGGCTGTGGCAGCACATAAAACTGGTCGCCCCGCCAGAGTCAGCCTGCGCCGACATCAAGACATGATCGTTACAGGCAAGCGGCATAATTTTTTAGGTAAATACCAAGTGGGATTTACTAATGAGGGGCTAATTACGGCGATCAAAGCTGAGCTATACGCTGAAGGTGGCTGGAGTCTAGACCTCTCGCCCCCTGTATTAATGCGAGCGATGATGCATATCGACAATGCCTACTATGTTCCTCATTTGGAAGTACAGGGATGGATTGCGAAGACTAATCGGGTATCGAATACGGCTTATCGTGGTTTTGGTGGACCCCAAGGGATGATCGTCTGTGAAGAAATCATCGATCGCATAGCACGCACCCTCGATTTACCTCCCGAAGTAGTCCGCGAACGGAATTTCTATCATGGCACTGGCGAAACTAGCACTACGCATTACGGACAGGATATTGTTCATAATCGTATTGCTCTGGTATGGACAGAAGCAAAAGAGAAATCGCGTTTTAGCGATCGCCAAGCTGAGATTGCTCAGTTCAACCAGACTAGTGCTTACAAAAAGCGTGGTATTGCGATTACACCCGTTAAGTTTGGCATTTCCTTTAACAAAACTGAATATAACCAAGCAGGCGCACTAGTGCTGATTTACACCGATGGCAGCATTCAGGTGAATCACGGTGGCACAGAAATGGGACAGGGATTGCACACAAAGATGCTCCAAGTTGCTGCGAAGTCCCTCGGTGTCAAGCTTGAACGCTTTCGGATCATGCCCACCAGTACCGATAAAGTTCCCAATACATCGGCAACTGCCGCTTCTAGTGGTTCCGATCTCAATGGACAAGCGGTCAAGGCAGCCTGTGAGACTCTCCGTAACCGCATGGCAACCGTTGCTGCAAAAATGCTCAATCTCGATGCCCCTGAAGACCTTGTTTTCGAGGATGATTGGATTTATTGCCGCACCTACCCCAGCGCCAGAATTGCTTTTGATGAAGTCGTCAAACGCACCTACAGCGATCGCATTAGTCTTTCGGCAAATGGCTTCTATCGCACGCCGAATATTTTTTGGGATGCCCAGTTAAATAAAGGTCGCCCCTTCTATTATTTCTCCTATGGAACGGCTGTTAGTGAAGTGGAGGTTGATGGATTTACAGGAACATTCAAGTTGAGACAGGTGGATCTCGTTCAAGATGTTGGTGAATCGATTAATCCATTACTAGACAAAGGACAAATCGAAGGTGGATTTGTGCAAGGTATGGGCTGGCTGACGATGGAGGAATTGGTCTGGAATGACCAAGGACGCTTACTCACCTTTGCTCCTAGCACTTACAAAATCCCCACCGTTAGCGAAGTCCCCGAACAGTTTCATGTGCATCTATTGGAAAGAGCCGCCCAAGACGGTGTGATTTTTGGTAGTAAAGCGATCGGGGAGCCGCCATTTATGTTAGCGATGTCAGTTAGAGAAGCAATTCGCAATGCTGTCGCCGCCTTTGGCAATGCGAACCAAGTATCATTGGCAATTCCCGCAACTCCCGAAGCGACCCTCTGGGCAATTGAAGCTGTGAAATCAGATTCTCTCACTGCGGTAAAAGCTTGA